A single Flavobacterium sp. 1 DNA region contains:
- a CDS encoding cation diffusion facilitator family transporter, translating into MSNEEKAIKATYFSIIGNTSLALIKGLAGFFGNSYALVADAIESTTDIFASLLVLFGIKYSNRPADDNHPYGHGRAEPLITFLVVGFLITSATIIGYESIMNIQTPHGLPKPWTLFVLGAIILWKEYSFRLVMKRSKETNSSSLKADAWHHRSDALTSIAAFIGISIALFFGKGYESADDWAALFASVFILYNSYLIFRPALGEIMDEHLYDDLVEEIRQVSHQVDGIIDTEKCFIRKAGMKYHVDLHARVNGDISVKEGHDLSHKLKDTLREEIPELGHVLIHIEPN; encoded by the coding sequence ATGTCTAACGAAGAAAAAGCGATAAAGGCGACTTATTTTAGCATAATTGGAAATACTTCTTTGGCTCTTATAAAAGGGCTGGCTGGTTTTTTCGGAAATTCCTATGCCTTAGTTGCAGATGCTATAGAATCAACAACGGATATTTTCGCTTCTCTGCTGGTGCTATTTGGCATAAAATATTCCAATAGGCCTGCAGATGACAATCATCCCTATGGACATGGAAGAGCCGAGCCATTAATAACATTTTTGGTTGTTGGTTTTTTGATTACTTCGGCTACAATTATAGGTTATGAAAGCATAATGAATATTCAAACGCCACACGGATTGCCAAAACCATGGACCCTTTTTGTACTTGGTGCAATTATTCTTTGGAAAGAGTATTCGTTTCGGTTGGTGATGAAAAGGAGTAAAGAAACCAATAGTTCGTCTCTAAAAGCTGATGCTTGGCATCATAGGAGTGATGCGCTGACTTCGATTGCCGCTTTTATTGGGATTTCGATCGCATTATTTTTCGGAAAAGGATATGAATCAGCCGATGATTGGGCAGCGTTGTTTGCATCGGTTTTTATACTTTATAATAGTTATCTGATTTTTAGACCGGCACTGGGCGAAATCATGGATGAACATTTATATGATGATTTGGTTGAAGAAATCAGGCAGGTTTCTCATCAGGTTGATGGAATTATCGATACCGAAAAATGTTTTATCCGTAAAGCAGGAATGAAATACCATGTGGATCTTCATGCACGGGTAAATGGGGATATATCGGTAAAAGAAGGCCACGATTTGTCTCATAAACTCAAGGATACTTTGCGGGAGGAAATCCCTGAATTGGGTCATGTTTTAATACATATTGAGCCTAATTAA
- a CDS encoding outer membrane beta-barrel protein, translating into MKKILLLLVTVFAINFVDAQETVMPKATFSKGNMWIEGGISLTTGDSSDDYFAMTPKVGFFLDEKWAIGADINYASVSYLPNSNNLDKSDSFGIGGFARYYFLNLGNFKAYGEAGLGYNHSELNYLNGSSNVNNGIKANIDLGINYFFTPKWAATFTLAEVLSYNNTSPENGDNTSDLVININLFNNIFAQPKFGLLYKW; encoded by the coding sequence ATGAAAAAGATTCTTTTATTATTAGTAACAGTATTTGCTATTAATTTTGTGGATGCTCAAGAGACAGTAATGCCTAAAGCTACTTTTTCGAAAGGCAATATGTGGATTGAAGGCGGCATTAGTTTAACAACAGGAGACAGCAGTGATGATTATTTTGCAATGACTCCAAAAGTTGGTTTTTTTTTGGATGAGAAGTGGGCAATAGGTGCAGATATTAATTATGCCTCAGTGTCTTATTTGCCAAATAGTAATAATCTTGACAAATCAGATTCGTTTGGGATTGGAGGATTTGCAAGATATTATTTCTTGAATTTAGGAAATTTTAAGGCTTATGGTGAAGCTGGATTAGGTTATAACCATTCGGAATTAAATTATTTAAATGGTTCTTCTAATGTTAATAATGGCATAAAAGCGAACATTGATTTAGGAATTAATTATTTCTTTACTCCAAAATGGGCCGCCACATTTACTCTGGCTGAAGTGTTGAGTTATAATAATACTAGTCCAGAAAATGGAGATAATACTAGTGATTTGGTAATTAATATCAATTTGTTTAACAATATTTTTGCTCAGCCAAAATTTGGATTGTTGTACAAATGGTAG
- a CDS encoding DUF4290 domain-containing protein: MIEKYKKENANDVVFNLEYNSEREHLIIPEYGRHLQKLIEQATIIEDDEKRNKAAKYIIQVMGSLNPHLRDVPDFQHKLWDQLFIMSDFKLTADSPYPIPSREVLQLKPDVLKYPQNFPKYRYYGNNIKYMIDVANKWEEGEMKSALVKVIANHMKKSYLSWNKDTVKDDVIFEHLFELSDGKLNLLQSSEELLNTTDLLRTNKRVSNKIGVAGQPKIQSNKNNKNGKPKPFQKK; the protein is encoded by the coding sequence ATGATCGAAAAATATAAAAAAGAAAATGCGAATGATGTAGTTTTCAACCTGGAATACAATTCCGAAAGAGAACATTTAATCATTCCAGAGTACGGCCGTCATTTGCAAAAACTGATCGAGCAGGCTACTATTATTGAAGATGATGAAAAACGGAACAAAGCGGCAAAATACATTATTCAGGTAATGGGAAGCTTGAATCCTCATTTGCGTGACGTACCCGATTTTCAGCATAAGCTTTGGGATCAGCTTTTTATCATGTCTGATTTTAAATTAACAGCCGATTCTCCTTACCCAATTCCTTCAAGAGAAGTACTGCAGCTTAAGCCGGATGTTTTAAAGTACCCGCAAAATTTTCCGAAATACAGGTATTATGGTAACAATATCAAATATATGATAGATGTAGCCAACAAATGGGAGGAAGGTGAAATGAAAAGTGCATTGGTAAAAGTAATTGCCAATCACATGAAAAAATCTTATTTGAGCTGGAATAAAGATACCGTAAAAGACGATGTGATTTTCGAACATCTTTTTGAGTTATCAGACGGGAAGCTGAATTTACTGCAAAGTTCAGAAGAATTATTAAACACTACCGATTTGCTAAGAACCAATAAAAGGGTTTCTAATAAAATAGGTGTTGCAGGACAGCCAAAAATTCAAAGCAACAAGAATAATAAAAACGGAAAACCAAAACCGTTTCAAAAAAAGTAA
- a CDS encoding DUF5686 and carboxypeptidase regulatory-like domain-containing protein, with amino-acid sequence MKNAFLYFLLLLSIQATAQIKGTVTDEKGNPLPLINVFEENTYNGTTTNEQGKYQLHLKSSGKNKIVFQYLGFKTQKIEIPADKSAFPLDVKMIEESYSLNEVVINTKDNPANTIIKKAIASKKENTNKTSRFKADFYSRGIFKLKNAPKKIFGQKIGDMNGALDSTGTGIISLSETFSKIVYEKPNNLKEVVTASKVSGDNKGYAYNTARSSFYDFYDNTIRFGINMISPIADNAFNYYKYKLESTFVDENNQTINKIKIIAKRDKEPVFEGYIYIVDDSWAIYAIDLDIKGYRMKEDVIDVMTLKQNFSYNKNSKIWTKNTQSLEFNAGIFGIKFNGKYTYVYNNYEFVDSFDKKTFTNEITTVDINSNKKDTVFWNANRPIPLTSEEITDYVRKDSIHKVRNSPKYLDSIDKKGNKFKFFDPITGYTYRSSSKKYSLGYKGLLDLSSLSFNTVQGWNFDTGFSYSNWKQEEKGRRTSVDLKINYGFSDDRLRVSGKYWHQFNNQNYANIKVAGGSTVKQFNRDEPISPFINSISTLFFKDNYMKLYNLEFAEIEYGQDVANGVNLKGKIDYEQRKPLFNTADYTFIKNDDDYFSNNPLDPNDYTNSGFEKHSLAKLNLTAKINFGNKYASRPDGKYNIRSNKYPTLYLGLEKGFAGTEKKYEFTNINTQLKYSHTFGNKGDFGLNLKAGKFFNAENIAFMDYQHFNGNQTYAGLSGNYLNVFNLLPYYTNSTNNSYFEFHTEHNDRGFIMNKIPLLNLLKSNLVLGYHLLAVPNTNPYSEYSVGLDNLGFGKLKMFRIDYVRSYQNGFQNEGVIVGIKFGN; translated from the coding sequence ATGAAAAACGCTTTTTTGTACTTTTTACTATTACTGTCCATTCAGGCAACTGCCCAAATAAAAGGCACCGTCACCGATGAAAAAGGAAATCCGCTGCCACTTATTAACGTTTTTGAAGAAAACACCTATAACGGAACAACCACAAACGAGCAGGGAAAATATCAGCTTCATTTAAAATCTTCTGGCAAGAATAAAATTGTTTTCCAATATTTGGGTTTTAAAACTCAAAAAATAGAAATTCCAGCAGATAAATCAGCATTTCCTTTGGATGTAAAAATGATTGAAGAAAGCTATTCGCTTAATGAAGTAGTTATTAATACAAAGGACAATCCAGCAAATACCATCATAAAAAAAGCAATTGCCAGCAAAAAAGAAAATACGAACAAAACGTCACGATTTAAAGCTGATTTTTATTCCCGAGGGATTTTTAAACTGAAAAATGCTCCTAAAAAAATATTTGGGCAGAAAATAGGCGATATGAATGGTGCTTTAGATTCTACTGGAACTGGCATTATATCTTTGTCTGAAACATTTTCTAAAATTGTTTATGAAAAACCAAACAATTTGAAAGAAGTTGTTACGGCTTCAAAAGTAAGCGGGGACAACAAAGGATATGCTTACAATACCGCAAGATCTTCTTTTTATGATTTTTATGATAATACTATCCGTTTTGGCATCAATATGATTTCGCCAATAGCTGATAATGCATTCAACTATTATAAATATAAATTGGAAAGCACTTTTGTCGATGAAAACAATCAAACAATCAATAAAATAAAAATTATTGCCAAAAGAGATAAAGAACCGGTTTTTGAAGGTTACATCTATATTGTAGATGATTCGTGGGCTATTTATGCCATAGATTTAGACATAAAAGGCTACCGAATGAAAGAAGACGTTATTGATGTCATGACATTGAAACAAAATTTCAGCTACAATAAAAACAGTAAAATTTGGACTAAAAATACGCAAAGCCTTGAATTTAATGCGGGGATATTTGGAATCAAATTCAACGGTAAATACACTTACGTTTACAACAATTATGAATTTGTTGATTCCTTTGACAAAAAAACATTCACTAACGAGATTACGACAGTCGATATAAATTCGAATAAAAAAGATACAGTTTTCTGGAATGCAAACAGACCCATCCCGCTAACAAGCGAAGAAATCACCGATTATGTAAGGAAAGACAGCATTCATAAAGTCCGCAACTCTCCAAAATACTTAGATTCAATTGATAAAAAAGGGAACAAGTTTAAATTCTTTGACCCTATCACTGGCTACACCTACAGAAGCAGTTCAAAAAAATATTCTTTAGGATATAAAGGATTACTTGACCTCAGCTCGTTAAGTTTCAATACCGTACAGGGATGGAACTTTGATACTGGTTTCTCCTATTCTAACTGGAAGCAGGAAGAAAAAGGAAGGCGGACTAGCGTAGATTTGAAAATCAATTATGGTTTTTCTGATGATCGTCTTCGAGTTAGCGGGAAATACTGGCACCAATTCAACAATCAAAATTATGCAAATATAAAAGTTGCCGGAGGAAGCACAGTGAAGCAGTTCAATCGGGACGAACCCATAAGCCCATTTATAAACTCTATCAGTACTTTATTTTTTAAGGACAATTACATGAAATTATACAATTTGGAATTTGCCGAAATCGAGTATGGTCAAGATGTTGCAAATGGCGTTAATCTTAAAGGAAAAATTGATTATGAGCAACGAAAACCGTTATTCAACACGGCCGATTATACTTTTATCAAAAATGACGATGACTATTTTTCAAATAATCCCTTAGATCCAAATGACTATACAAACTCTGGGTTCGAAAAACACAGTTTGGCTAAATTGAATTTGACTGCCAAAATAAATTTCGGTAATAAATATGCTTCAAGACCTGACGGAAAATACAATATTAGAAGCAATAAATACCCCACATTATACTTAGGACTTGAGAAAGGATTTGCCGGAACCGAGAAAAAATATGAATTTACCAATATCAATACACAACTAAAATACAGCCATACTTTCGGGAACAAAGGAGATTTTGGACTGAACCTAAAAGCTGGGAAATTCTTTAATGCCGAAAATATTGCTTTTATGGATTACCAGCATTTCAACGGAAATCAAACTTATGCTGGGCTATCCGGAAATTATTTGAATGTGTTTAATTTATTGCCTTACTATACAAACAGCACCAACAACAGTTATTTTGAGTTCCACACGGAGCACAATGACAGAGGATTTATAATGAACAAAATCCCTTTACTGAACCTGCTTAAATCAAACTTAGTTTTGGGCTATCATTTACTGGCAGTACCAAATACCAATCCCTATTCAGAGTACAGCGTAGGCTTGGACAATCTCGGTTTTGGAAAATTAAAAATGTTCCGCATCGATTATGTCCGTTCCTATCAAAACGGATTCCAAAATGAGGGTGTAATTGTTGGAATAAAATTCGGAAATTAG
- a CDS encoding DUF493 family protein: MSDDNEKKTAEFYERLKAELDNSNSWPALYLFKFIVPTNEDNILKVENAFNCMGAVIKTTKSKTGKFTSISVDVTVKDSQEIIDKYQELSTIEGIVSL; this comes from the coding sequence ATGAGCGACGACAACGAAAAAAAGACTGCTGAGTTTTATGAAAGACTTAAGGCCGAATTAGACAATAGTAATTCTTGGCCAGCGCTATATTTGTTTAAATTTATAGTGCCTACAAATGAGGACAATATCCTAAAAGTGGAAAATGCCTTCAACTGTATGGGAGCTGTAATCAAAACAACAAAATCCAAAACCGGGAAATTCACCAGTATTTCAGTAGATGTAACGGTTAAAGATTCTCAAGAAATAATAGATAAGTACCAAGAATTATCCACAATAGAAGGTATAGTTTCCTTATAA
- a CDS encoding AAA family ATPase, whose amino-acid sequence MQKEIIVIIGGPGTGKSSIINGLVAKGYCCYPEISREVTLEAQKRGIEQLFLEDPLLFSQMLLDGRIKQYNNAQNEPHQWVFIDRGIPDVVAYLDYIGDDYPNHFIDACKENAYTKIFILPPWEEIYESDSERYENFDQAKTIYKHLTKTYTNYGYDLIEVPKDSIDNRILFILDKI is encoded by the coding sequence GTGCAGAAAGAAATTATTGTTATCATTGGAGGTCCTGGTACGGGGAAAAGTTCTATCATTAATGGTTTGGTTGCTAAAGGTTATTGCTGTTATCCTGAAATTTCTCGTGAAGTTACACTTGAAGCTCAAAAACGAGGCATTGAGCAATTGTTTCTGGAAGATCCTTTATTGTTTAGCCAAATGTTGCTTGACGGCAGAATTAAGCAATACAATAACGCCCAAAATGAACCTCATCAATGGGTATTTATTGACCGTGGAATCCCTGATGTTGTAGCCTACTTAGATTATATAGGTGATGATTACCCTAATCATTTTATTGATGCCTGTAAGGAAAATGCGTATACTAAAATTTTCATTCTTCCCCCTTGGGAAGAGATTTATGAAAGTGACAGTGAGCGTTACGAGAACTTTGACCAGGCAAAAACGATATACAAACACCTAACAAAAACATACACTAATTACGGTTACGACTTAATTGAAGTGCCAAAAGATAGTATTGATAACCGAATTCTTTTTATATTAGATAAAATTTAG
- the xerD gene encoding site-specific tyrosine recombinase XerD has protein sequence MNWESYLKSYQSYLKIERGLSKNTIDNYSFDIERLCSFLSQNSIQVSPIAINEETLQQFIYSVSKEVNPRSQARIISGLKSFFSYLIFEDFRNDNPLELIESPKTGRKLPDTLALEEIDALISAIDLSSNEGERNRALLETLYGCGLRVSELVSLKISDLFFEEGFIKITGKGNKQRFVPVGDLTQKYIEIYKKEVRVHLNIQKGFDDTLFLNRRGKQLTRAMIFTIIKDLAVKINLNKKISPHTFRHSFATHLLENGADLRSIQLMLGHESITTTEIYVHLDRKYLTEVINAYHPRK, from the coding sequence ATGAATTGGGAATCGTATTTAAAGAGTTATCAGTCGTATCTTAAGATTGAAAGAGGTTTGTCTAAAAATACCATTGACAATTATTCTTTCGATATTGAACGTTTATGTTCGTTTTTATCTCAAAATTCAATTCAGGTTTCTCCTATCGCTATTAATGAAGAAACATTACAACAATTTATTTACTCAGTCTCCAAAGAAGTAAATCCGAGATCGCAGGCGAGGATAATTTCTGGTTTGAAAAGTTTTTTTTCTTACTTAATATTTGAGGATTTTAGAAATGATAATCCTTTGGAATTAATAGAATCTCCAAAAACTGGGCGTAAACTGCCCGATACTTTGGCTCTAGAGGAAATTGATGCGCTTATTTCGGCAATTGATTTGAGTTCGAATGAAGGGGAACGCAATCGGGCTTTGCTGGAAACTTTATACGGCTGCGGATTACGGGTTTCTGAATTGGTTTCCTTAAAAATATCCGATTTATTTTTTGAAGAAGGGTTTATTAAAATTACTGGAAAAGGAAATAAGCAGCGTTTTGTTCCTGTTGGAGATTTGACTCAAAAATATATTGAGATTTATAAAAAAGAAGTGAGAGTTCATCTGAATATTCAAAAAGGATTTGACGATACTTTATTTTTGAACAGAAGGGGAAAGCAGTTGACACGAGCGATGATTTTTACAATCATTAAGGATTTGGCTGTAAAAATCAATTTGAATAAAAAAATTAGCCCGCATACATTCCGGCATTCATTTGCTACGCATCTGTTAGAAAATGGAGCCGATTTGCGTTCCATACAATTAATGCTTGGTCATGAATCTATTACTACGACCGAGATTTATGTTCATTTGGACAGAAAATATTTAACAGAGGTTATTAATGCTTATCATCCAAGAAAGTGA
- the aroQ gene encoding type II 3-dehydroquinate dehydratase — MKIAILNGPNLNLLGKREPEIYGSQTFEDYFEILKNKFPQLELIYYQSNIEGELIGKIQELGFNYDGIILNAGAYTHTSVGIGDAIKAVTTPVVEVHISNTYGRESFRHQSYISGNAKGVILGFGLKSYDLAIQSFL; from the coding sequence ATGAAAATTGCCATCCTTAATGGTCCAAACTTAAATTTACTTGGAAAAAGAGAGCCTGAAATTTATGGTTCCCAAACATTTGAAGACTATTTTGAAATTTTAAAAAACAAATTCCCTCAATTAGAATTAATCTATTACCAAAGCAATATTGAAGGAGAATTAATTGGTAAAATACAGGAATTAGGATTTAACTATGACGGAATAATTCTTAATGCAGGTGCTTATACTCACACTTCTGTCGGTATTGGTGATGCTATAAAAGCGGTTACAACTCCAGTAGTCGAAGTTCACATATCAAACACTTATGGACGTGAAAGCTTCAGGCATCAATCCTATATTTCTGGAAATGCTAAAGGAGTCATTTTAGGTTTTGGATTAAAAAGCTATGATTTGGCCATTCAGTCTTTTTTGTAA
- a CDS encoding PAS domain-containing protein, whose product MIFTANKNPEDLNKLYESLIKQLPNIIFQIRVNSLKQITVDFLSKPIEILDEFSIQEFLEDSYNLSNYKIYEPDLKMFLDSYERAISSNEKWEIDFRLLMPESGYKWIRIDATPKKNDHNEIVFYGLISDITIVKEQEIRLKVADERYHFAVQASDRGVWDWDLTTNKVYYSSESMKILELTESDLVAAPEEWDERVHPDDREEYYGNINLHFDNKIPFYETCHRVLCSGKYKWILDRGKVIERDEEGKPLRIVGTHTDISEQKEKEIELAKMLEIVNVQNNKLLNFAHIVSHNLRTHSGNIKSLLDLHKEALLSESDTLGNIQIVSDELFSTIESLNDLVSVYTERENNMQLLKINSFIDKVLDVLHESIKLKGIQVLNYVPNSVKILCIPAYLESIMLNLLTNAIKYSDPNKEAKIVFTTEPNDDFVILNVKDNGLGIDLEKHKDSIFGLYKTFHRNNDARGVGLYLTKNQIENMGGKIEVESTLNFGTTFKVYFKKE is encoded by the coding sequence ATGATTTTTACAGCCAATAAAAACCCCGAAGATTTAAATAAATTATACGAAAGCCTGATAAAACAGCTGCCGAATATAATTTTTCAGATAAGGGTAAATTCTCTTAAACAGATTACAGTCGATTTTTTGAGCAAGCCAATTGAAATTCTTGATGAATTTTCGATACAAGAATTTCTGGAGGATTCTTATAATTTGTCCAATTATAAAATTTATGAACCAGATTTAAAAATGTTTTTGGATTCATACGAAAGGGCTATTTCGAGCAATGAAAAATGGGAGATTGATTTCAGATTGCTGATGCCTGAAAGCGGATATAAATGGATTCGTATTGACGCAACACCTAAAAAGAATGATCATAACGAAATAGTTTTTTATGGATTAATTTCGGATATAACGATAGTAAAAGAACAGGAAATTAGGTTAAAAGTGGCTGATGAAAGGTATCATTTTGCTGTACAAGCTTCGGATAGAGGAGTTTGGGATTGGGACTTAACTACCAATAAAGTGTATTATTCTTCAGAGTCGATGAAGATATTGGAACTAACAGAGTCTGATTTAGTTGCTGCTCCGGAAGAATGGGACGAAAGGGTTCATCCTGATGACCGTGAAGAATATTATGGAAATATCAATCTGCATTTTGATAATAAAATCCCTTTCTATGAAACCTGCCATCGGGTCTTGTGTTCAGGAAAATACAAATGGATTCTGGACAGAGGAAAAGTTATAGAAAGAGACGAAGAAGGGAAGCCTTTGCGTATTGTTGGGACTCATACCGATATTTCAGAGCAAAAGGAGAAAGAGATTGAGTTGGCTAAGATGCTCGAAATTGTAAATGTCCAAAATAATAAGCTGCTTAATTTTGCTCATATTGTTTCTCATAATTTAAGAACGCATAGCGGTAATATTAAGTCATTATTGGATTTGCACAAAGAAGCTCTTTTGTCAGAATCGGACACACTGGGTAATATTCAAATTGTATCCGATGAGCTGTTTTCTACGATTGAAAGCTTGAATGATTTGGTTAGTGTTTATACGGAGAGAGAGAATAATATGCAGCTTTTAAAAATCAATAGCTTTATTGATAAAGTTTTAGATGTGCTGCATGAGTCTATTAAGTTAAAAGGAATTCAGGTGTTGAATTATGTTCCTAATTCGGTAAAAATACTTTGTATACCTGCTTACTTAGAGAGTATTATGCTGAACTTATTGACTAATGCAATCAAATATTCAGATCCAAATAAAGAGGCAAAAATTGTCTTTACTACTGAGCCGAATGATGATTTTGTAATTTTGAATGTAAAAGACAACGGATTGGGAATTGATTTAGAAAAACACAAAGATTCTATTTTTGGATTATATAAAACATTTCATAGAAACAATGATGCCAGAGGAGTCGGTTTGTATCTAACCAAAAATCAGATTGAGAATATGGGCGGTAAAATTGAGGTGGAAAGCACTCTTAATTTTGGAACAACTTTCAAGGTTTATTTTAAAAAGGAATAA
- the murA gene encoding UDP-N-acetylglucosamine 1-carboxyvinyltransferase — translation MEVFKIEGGTRLKGEVIPQGAKNEALQILCAVLLTPEKVTINNIPDIIDINKLITLLGNLGVKIEKLGHGSYTFQCDEVNVGYLETEAFKKEGGSLRGSIMIVGPLLARFGKGYIPKPGGDKIGRRRLDTHFEGFINLGAKFRYNREDHFYGVEAPNGLTGADMLLDEASVTGTANIVMAAVLAKGRTTVYNAACEPYLQQLCKMLNSMGAKITGVGSNLLTIEGVEKLGGCEHRILPDMIEIGSWIGLAAMTRSEITIKDVSWENLGVIPNVFRKLGITLEKRGDDIYIPEHKDGYEVKTDIDGSILTIADAPWPGFTPDLLSIVLVVATQAKGDVLIHQKMFESRLFFVDKLIDMGAKIMLCDPHRAVVIGHDFKSVLKATTMSSPDIRAGISLLIAALSAKGTSTIQNIEQIDRGYERIDERLRAIGAKIVREKQ, via the coding sequence ATGGAAGTTTTCAAAATTGAAGGAGGAACACGTTTAAAAGGAGAAGTAATACCGCAAGGTGCCAAAAATGAAGCATTGCAAATTTTGTGTGCAGTACTTTTAACTCCAGAAAAAGTAACAATCAACAATATCCCGGATATTATCGATATCAATAAACTGATAACGCTGTTGGGGAATTTGGGAGTTAAAATAGAAAAACTAGGACATGGTTCTTATACTTTTCAATGTGATGAAGTAAATGTTGGATACTTAGAAACGGAAGCTTTCAAGAAAGAAGGTGGTTCGCTTCGCGGTTCTATTATGATTGTTGGACCGCTTTTGGCTCGTTTTGGAAAAGGATATATTCCGAAACCGGGAGGAGATAAAATTGGGCGTAGACGTTTGGATACCCATTTTGAAGGATTTATCAATCTTGGAGCAAAATTTAGATACAATAGAGAAGATCATTTTTATGGAGTAGAAGCTCCAAATGGACTTACTGGTGCCGATATGTTACTTGATGAAGCATCTGTAACAGGAACTGCCAATATTGTGATGGCAGCTGTTTTAGCCAAAGGAAGAACAACAGTTTACAATGCCGCTTGCGAGCCTTACCTGCAGCAGCTTTGTAAAATGCTGAATTCGATGGGAGCCAAAATTACAGGTGTTGGATCTAATTTATTGACAATTGAAGGAGTTGAAAAATTAGGAGGCTGTGAGCATAGAATTTTGCCGGATATGATCGAAATCGGTTCTTGGATTGGTTTAGCTGCTATGACTAGAAGCGAAATCACTATTAAGGACGTGAGCTGGGAAAATCTTGGAGTTATTCCAAATGTTTTTAGAAAATTAGGAATTACTCTTGAAAAAAGAGGAGATGATATTTATATTCCGGAACATAAAGACGGTTATGAAGTAAAAACAGATATCGACGGCTCGATTCTTACAATTGCTGATGCGCCTTGGCCTGGATTTACACCCGATTTATTGAGCATCGTTTTGGTAGTCGCTACTCAAGCCAAAGGAGATGTTTTGATACACCAAAAAATGTTTGAAAGCCGTTTATTCTTCGTTGATAAACTGATTGACATGGGAGCAAAAATCATGTTGTGTGATCCGCATAGAGCTGTTGTTATTGGGCATGATTTTAAATCAGTACTGAAAGCAACTACAATGTCTTCTCCAGATATTCGTGCAGGAATATCATTATTGATTGCAGCGCTTTCTGCAAAAGGAACCAGTACTATTCAAAATATTGAGCAAATTGATCGAGGATACGAACGCATAGACGAACGACTAAGAGCAATTGGAGCTAAAATAGTTCGAGAGAAACAATAA